From a region of the Candidatus Rhabdochlamydia porcellionis genome:
- a CDS encoding Imm53 family immunity protein produces the protein MKDDFLWLQQWYQSHCNKDWEQSHKIHLGTIDNPGWSLTVDLEDTELEDKNFQKVKIDRSEQVKENKRLILRFDKLAHTFFALAAIKFLCLIC, from the coding sequence ATGAAAGACGATTTTTTATGGCTGCAACAATGGTATCAATCTCACTGTAATAAAGATTGGGAACAGAGTCATAAAATCCATCTAGGAACTATTGATAATCCTGGTTGGTCATTAACAGTAGATTTGGAAGACACAGAACTGGAAGATAAAAATTTCCAAAAGGTAAAAATAGATCGATCAGAACAAGTTAAAGAAAACAAGCGACTTATTTTAAGATTTGACAAGTTAGCTCATACTTTTTTTGCGTTAGCCGCAATCAAATTTCTGTGTTTAATTTGCTAA
- a CDS encoding immunity 53 family protein, protein MKDDFLWMQQWYQTYCNGNWEHDLRIHLETLDNPGWSLTIDLEDTKLASKNFQEIEDIDRSEEDWISCEVKNTKFEGRCGVENLPGILKVFRHWAENEPFDLTLENIKITEESIEEDDFLWLQQWYQSYCNGDWEHTYGVCLKNTANPGWSLTINVEDTDLEYANFQQIKIDQSEQDWIFCEVKDMQFEARCGAKNLPEVLKVFRHWAMENELSENNEYTWDDRVIVKKDAPEQFYPGRIGTVCRMWEIKFENIAKEFCSELGDWIYLIELETGREIRVAGHFLEKYPEV, encoded by the coding sequence ATGAAAGACGATTTTTTATGGATGCAACAATGGTATCAAACTTATTGTAATGGGAATTGGGAACACGATCTTAGAATCCATCTGGAGACTCTTGATAATCCTGGTTGGTCATTAACAATAGATTTGGAAGATACAAAACTGGCAAGTAAGAATTTCCAAGAGATAGAGGACATAGATCGATCGGAAGAAGATTGGATATCGTGCGAAGTTAAGAATACTAAATTTGAAGGAAGATGTGGCGTTGAAAACTTACCGGGAATTTTGAAAGTATTTCGTCATTGGGCTGAAAATGAACCCTTTGACCTTACCTTAGAAAATATCAAAATAACAGAAGAATCTATAGAAGAAGATGATTTTTTATGGCTGCAACAGTGGTATCAAAGCTACTGTAATGGGGATTGGGAGCATACTTATGGAGTTTGTCTCAAGAACACTGCCAATCCTGGTTGGTCATTAACAATAAATGTGGAAGATACAGATCTAGAATATGCAAATTTCCAACAGATAAAAATAGATCAATCAGAACAAGATTGGATATTTTGTGAAGTTAAGGATATGCAATTTGAAGCAAGGTGTGGGGCTAAAAACTTACCAGAAGTTTTGAAGGTGTTTCGTCACTGGGCAATGGAAAATGAACTATCTGAAAATAATGAATATACATGGGATGATCGTGTTATTGTTAAGAAAGATGCTCCAGAGCAGTTTTATCCAGGAAGAATTGGGACTGTATGTCGCATGTGGGAAATTAAATTTGAAAATATTGCGAAAGAATTTTGCTCGGAATTAGGAGACTGGATTTATCTTATAGAACTCGAAACTGGTAGAGAGATTCGAGTTGCTGGCCATTTTTTGGAGAAATACCCAGAAGTATAA
- a CDS encoding RHS repeat domain-containing protein has product MRWLLCFILTSQLIAAPFENVEPSTPVEIASLSAHLLIDGYISPLSGQISLQETDLLIKAAQDLMLKRTYVPPQILGRYEDKDRLDRLSLGKALLLQERRRWVMLPHLWAGYNLHSPYFQVYDPSGFVLEFEICDAKGILKTSSYGFSNLRQEEPDSTADLRNIEFFVEQDAVRIIWPEGTERIYRKQSPTLYRLETELLPYGKALRYEYNNQGLSRILSTDKSGKHIYASITKSGVHSYIGSDGREAKFNYGTFEIKAKAKLKKVKESLSFRTPILTQASNPTYTNFMQYNERSLLSYYDAKEYPVSFEYSQQKGFVARIQRLNTPSGSVLFSYDPSIAGQKDGWTKAEYENGASILYRFDQNLLLVAMENWHEGKLINQKTFSYNPKQHIQRIETRDGMGNLLLAHIYECDSEGNALLEQIKGDFGTFSIRRTFTTKGRLIREERDDGLGAEYTYLENTRLLTSKTVLDWGRPIRKTTYLYDEANNLIQETEEGKTYTKYILKTQEPHLHRVQREEKHDWEDQLIHKIHFTYDDYGNSCKEEHFGSDGNLAYTIKRIFDAYGNLLEETNPLNQVASYQYDHRGRCIHEVLFSNKLSIDRTFDEKGRLTLLKEADHITCFTYNALDDLIEKTDYLGLKTNYTYHPVHHKPIFIESPPTLLKITYDSFGREIQRCDAYEAKTTTRYNSYGKPIEIVDPDLGVEIYQYEPNGLLSLQIDPDGLKTAFTYDALGRLLSKTVGSYITCFTYDAYHLIKQIDPQGITTRYKYDLAGQKIEEVRANRTTKFCYDALGFLAAKEKAGRYITYVHDQMGQLLTKSIDGLLTTHWTYDSAGLIATIKRAGTFSFTYDPYDRLIEMVDEEGAKTNITYDEKEQILVKTIRDPRNKEIIETYNAHNLLLKREIPGSVSEEFEYDRALRLMRQGPLRFSYTLKGNQASLTEKEIRTTFWTYTPGGKIQTKTKPDGALLCYEYNSQGELIKVGSRQFQYDRLSRLIQGNGFSRTLDPFGNILREEFSNGLLLESTYDDWNRPLERTLPDYSRIIYEYEGPYLKRVVRLNSNGSILYTHTYDQYNEVGLTLSETGLFQTMYTYDKTGVRRTSQINPYLNDTLTYDEAGNLMQRGSIVYTYDNASQLTSETNKFTAQYDQYYNCIEKNKNPQPVDAINQIQGLPYDANGNLTKPSFCFDVFDQLIQAAGEDFVYDALGRRLQKGHTSYLYIDDEEIGSFEAFQPQELKIPGYQNIVAIEIKKHPYAPVQDVQGTIRYLIDWKTKKIAQENICDAFGMGLTEAIPYAYAGKRYDAKTNPIYFGKRYYDPELSRWLTRDPLGPIDHSNLYQYVFNNPFAYRDPAGEFVLTLPPFNLGCRISSSLFNSFCRSDCLYSTHRSYCIGRL; this is encoded by the coding sequence ATGCGTTGGTTACTCTGCTTTATCTTAACTTCTCAACTGATAGCAGCTCCTTTTGAAAATGTAGAACCTTCCACTCCAGTTGAAATTGCTTCTTTAAGCGCACATCTTCTCATAGATGGATATATCTCCCCTTTATCTGGACAAATCTCTCTTCAAGAAACAGATCTTCTCATCAAAGCTGCACAAGACCTCATGCTTAAAAGAACATATGTTCCTCCTCAAATTCTTGGCCGTTATGAAGACAAAGATCGTTTAGATCGTCTGTCATTAGGAAAAGCTCTTCTACTTCAAGAAAGAAGACGATGGGTAATGTTACCTCATCTTTGGGCTGGATATAATCTCCATTCGCCTTATTTTCAAGTGTATGATCCAAGTGGTTTTGTACTAGAGTTTGAAATTTGCGATGCTAAGGGTATTTTAAAAACAAGTAGCTATGGTTTTAGCAACTTACGACAAGAAGAGCCCGATAGCACAGCAGACCTTCGCAACATAGAGTTCTTTGTAGAGCAAGATGCAGTTCGCATCATTTGGCCAGAGGGAACAGAGCGCATCTATCGAAAACAATCCCCTACACTCTACCGCCTAGAAACCGAACTACTCCCCTATGGGAAAGCGTTGCGTTACGAATATAATAACCAAGGTCTATCTAGGATCCTCTCTACAGACAAAAGCGGCAAACACATCTATGCCTCTATTACAAAATCCGGAGTCCATTCCTATATAGGATCAGATGGAAGAGAAGCCAAATTTAATTATGGAACATTCGAAATTAAAGCTAAGGCAAAACTAAAGAAAGTAAAAGAAAGCCTTTCTTTCAGAACTCCTATTCTCACACAAGCATCTAATCCTACCTATACAAATTTCATGCAATACAATGAGAGAAGTTTACTCTCGTATTATGATGCAAAAGAGTATCCCGTATCGTTCGAGTACTCCCAACAAAAAGGCTTTGTTGCTCGTATCCAACGTTTAAACACTCCATCTGGATCGGTTTTATTCTCTTATGATCCCTCCATTGCAGGACAAAAAGATGGCTGGACAAAAGCAGAATATGAAAACGGTGCATCTATTTTATATCGTTTCGATCAAAATCTGCTTCTAGTGGCAATGGAAAATTGGCACGAAGGTAAGCTCATAAATCAAAAGACCTTCAGCTATAACCCAAAGCAGCATATCCAGCGCATCGAAACCCGAGATGGGATGGGAAATCTCCTTCTTGCTCATATCTATGAATGTGATTCTGAGGGTAACGCTCTGCTTGAGCAAATTAAGGGAGATTTTGGCACTTTTTCCATTAGACGAACTTTTACTACAAAAGGTCGTTTAATCCGAGAAGAAAGAGATGATGGACTAGGTGCTGAATATACTTATCTAGAAAACACACGTCTTCTCACTTCAAAAACCGTATTAGATTGGGGAAGACCCATTCGTAAAACAACTTACCTCTATGACGAAGCCAATAACTTAATTCAAGAGACTGAAGAAGGAAAAACCTATACAAAATACATCCTTAAAACCCAGGAACCCCATCTACACCGCGTCCAGCGAGAAGAAAAACACGATTGGGAAGATCAACTGATCCATAAAATCCATTTCACTTACGACGACTATGGAAATAGTTGTAAAGAAGAACATTTTGGGTCCGATGGGAACCTAGCCTATACAATAAAGAGGATTTTCGACGCATATGGAAATCTCCTTGAAGAAACCAACCCTTTAAATCAAGTAGCCTCATACCAATACGACCATCGAGGTCGTTGTATTCATGAAGTCCTCTTTTCAAACAAGCTCTCTATTGATCGCACTTTCGATGAGAAAGGAAGATTAACTCTTCTCAAAGAAGCAGATCACATAACTTGCTTTACTTACAATGCATTAGATGATTTGATCGAAAAAACAGACTACCTTGGACTAAAAACAAATTATACATACCATCCTGTCCATCATAAACCCATCTTCATTGAATCACCTCCTACCTTACTCAAGATAACCTATGATTCTTTTGGAAGAGAAATTCAACGTTGCGATGCTTATGAAGCTAAAACAACAACTAGGTACAATAGTTATGGAAAACCCATTGAGATTGTTGATCCTGATTTAGGAGTAGAAATCTACCAATATGAACCAAATGGTCTTTTAAGCCTGCAAATCGATCCAGATGGACTAAAAACAGCTTTCACTTATGATGCTTTAGGAAGACTCCTCTCTAAAACAGTCGGCTCCTATATCACTTGTTTTACTTACGATGCCTATCACTTGATCAAGCAAATCGATCCTCAAGGTATTACTACTCGATATAAATACGATTTAGCAGGACAAAAAATAGAAGAGGTAAGAGCAAACCGCACAACGAAATTTTGCTATGATGCTCTCGGGTTTTTAGCAGCTAAAGAAAAAGCAGGTCGTTACATCACCTATGTTCATGACCAAATGGGTCAGCTACTCACAAAATCAATCGATGGTCTTCTAACCACACATTGGACCTATGACTCAGCAGGTCTTATTGCAACGATTAAACGAGCAGGAACTTTTTCTTTTACCTATGACCCTTACGATCGTCTGATTGAAATGGTCGATGAAGAAGGTGCAAAAACAAATATTACCTATGATGAAAAAGAGCAAATCTTAGTTAAAACGATCCGAGATCCAAGAAATAAAGAAATAATTGAAACCTACAACGCACACAACCTTCTTCTTAAAAGAGAAATCCCAGGTAGTGTATCAGAAGAATTCGAATACGACCGAGCTCTTCGACTCATGAGACAAGGGCCTTTGCGCTTTTCTTATACCCTCAAAGGGAACCAAGCTTCGCTAACAGAAAAAGAAATCCGAACCACTTTTTGGACCTATACGCCAGGTGGTAAAATCCAAACAAAAACAAAACCTGACGGAGCTCTTCTCTGCTATGAATATAATTCTCAAGGAGAATTGATTAAAGTAGGTTCTCGGCAGTTTCAGTACGATCGCTTAAGCCGCCTTATTCAAGGAAACGGATTTTCCAGAACTCTTGATCCCTTCGGCAATATCTTAAGAGAAGAATTCTCCAATGGGCTTCTGCTAGAAAGTACATACGATGATTGGAATCGCCCCTTAGAAAGAACGCTCCCTGATTACAGCCGTATCATTTATGAGTATGAAGGACCTTATCTTAAACGAGTAGTTCGCTTAAATTCCAACGGCTCCATCTTATACACACACACCTATGATCAATACAATGAAGTAGGGCTTACCTTATCGGAAACAGGCCTCTTTCAAACCATGTATACTTACGACAAAACCGGAGTAAGAAGAACATCTCAAATAAATCCCTACCTTAACGATACCCTAACCTACGATGAGGCAGGCAACCTTATGCAAAGAGGTTCTATCGTTTATACTTACGATAATGCTTCTCAACTCACCTCAGAAACAAATAAATTCACAGCGCAATATGATCAGTACTACAATTGCATCGAAAAAAACAAAAACCCTCAACCAGTCGATGCTATAAACCAAATCCAAGGCCTTCCCTACGATGCAAATGGAAACCTTACAAAACCTAGTTTTTGTTTTGATGTTTTTGACCAACTCATACAAGCTGCAGGAGAAGATTTCGTTTATGATGCTTTGGGAAGAAGACTGCAAAAAGGTCATACTTCCTATCTCTACATCGATGATGAAGAAATTGGATCCTTTGAAGCTTTTCAACCTCAAGAGCTCAAAATACCAGGCTATCAAAACATCGTTGCCATTGAGATAAAAAAGCACCCTTACGCGCCTGTTCAAGATGTACAAGGCACAATTCGCTATCTCATCGATTGGAAAACAAAAAAAATAGCTCAAGAGAACATTTGCGATGCATTTGGCATGGGCCTCACAGAGGCAATTCCTTATGCCTATGCAGGGAAAAGATATGATGCAAAAACAAATCCGATCTATTTCGGTAAGCGCTACTATGACCCAGAGCTTAGCCGTTGGTTAACTAGAGATCCTTTAGGTCCCATAGATCATTCCAATCTCTACCAATATGTTTTTAATAACCCCTTTGCTTATCGAGATCCAGCTGGAGAATTTGTATTAACCCTACCCCCTTTTAATCTGGGGTGCAGAATTAGCTCTTCCCTCTTTAACAGCTTTTGTCGTTCCGATTGCTTATACAGCACTCACAGGAGTTATTGCATAGGCAGGTTATAA
- a CDS encoding NAD-dependent epimerase/dehydratase family protein, whose product MKLLVMGAGYVGEKLLRHLQAQKHQLSITTTRKERVGPLSCYGQSVLLPREDKAFKELLDSCDGIIILVAPKNLQSYEEVYLQTAKKIFFALKNRKKPFYLLYTSSTSVCEGQKNEWVTEDMELYPKSESAKILLEAEYYYLSCNASACILRLGGIYGPKRELLDRVKRFSGKTMPSTGEEPTNHIHLEDIIAAVLFCLNHSLKGIYHLVNDDHTSRKKLYSHLCQLAGIPCPIWGKDLPKSSYKVCNQKIKSMGFTFKHPKIQRT is encoded by the coding sequence ATGAAGTTATTGGTAATGGGAGCGGGCTATGTAGGAGAGAAATTACTAAGGCATCTTCAAGCCCAAAAGCATCAGCTTAGCATTACCACAACGCGCAAAGAGCGAGTCGGTCCCCTCAGCTGCTATGGACAGAGTGTATTGCTTCCTAGGGAAGATAAAGCATTCAAGGAATTACTCGATTCATGTGATGGGATAATCATCCTCGTAGCTCCTAAAAATTTGCAAAGCTACGAAGAGGTCTATTTACAAACAGCTAAGAAGATCTTTTTTGCTTTAAAGAATAGAAAAAAACCTTTTTATCTGCTTTATACTAGCAGCACATCTGTCTGTGAAGGACAGAAAAATGAGTGGGTTACAGAAGATATGGAACTTTACCCAAAATCAGAGAGTGCAAAAATACTGCTTGAAGCAGAATATTACTACTTAAGCTGCAATGCTTCTGCTTGTATTCTTCGTTTAGGAGGTATTTATGGCCCTAAACGAGAACTACTCGATCGCGTAAAACGCTTTTCAGGAAAAACAATGCCCAGTACTGGAGAAGAGCCTACAAACCATATTCATTTAGAGGATATTATAGCTGCTGTTTTGTTTTGCTTGAACCACTCTTTAAAAGGTATTTATCATTTGGTCAATGATGATCATACATCTCGTAAAAAGCTCTACTCTCATCTTTGTCAGTTAGCTGGTATTCCTTGCCCGATATGGGGCAAAGATTTACCAAAGAGCAGTTATAAAGTTTGCAATCAGAAAATCAAATCAATGGGTTTTACTTTTAAGCATCCTAAGATTCAAAGGACTTAA
- the tal gene encoding transaldolase — translation MNKLEQLKKITTIVSDTGEIEEIKTYLPTDATTNPSLILAASNKPEYQFLIEEAIQSGLRTKQTNSFLIELIIDKLFVNFGLEILKIIPGRVSTEIDSHLSFDTEKSIEKARHLIALYEEAGVHRNRILIKLASTWEGIQAAKELEKEGIHCNMTLLFSLEQAIACAEAKATLISPFVGRILDWYKKQEKKDSYPSAEDPGVISVTTIYNYYKKMGYKTQIMGASFRNTDEILELAGCDLLTIAPKLLAELQNLEGPLKRKLDPESAKKTVINQITLNEKSFRWHLNENAMATEKLSEGIRVFAKDSLKLKKLIEQKIK, via the coding sequence ATGAATAAGCTCGAGCAACTTAAAAAAATAACAACAATTGTTTCTGATACTGGAGAAATTGAAGAAATTAAAACGTATTTACCAACAGATGCAACGACTAACCCTTCCTTAATTCTTGCAGCCTCCAATAAACCTGAGTATCAATTTTTAATCGAAGAAGCTATCCAATCAGGATTAAGAACTAAGCAAACAAACTCTTTTTTAATTGAATTAATTATCGATAAGTTATTTGTAAATTTTGGTTTAGAAATCTTAAAAATTATCCCTGGCCGTGTATCTACAGAAATCGACTCCCACCTCTCTTTTGATACAGAAAAAAGTATAGAAAAAGCTCGTCATTTAATTGCTTTATATGAAGAAGCTGGTGTCCATCGTAATCGCATTCTAATTAAGCTGGCCTCTACATGGGAAGGTATTCAAGCAGCTAAGGAACTTGAAAAAGAAGGTATTCACTGCAATATGACCTTGCTTTTTAGTTTGGAACAAGCAATAGCTTGCGCAGAGGCAAAAGCCACTTTAATCTCTCCTTTTGTAGGTCGTATCTTGGATTGGTATAAAAAACAGGAAAAAAAAGACTCTTATCCCTCTGCCGAAGATCCTGGTGTTATCTCCGTTACAACTATTTATAACTACTACAAAAAAATGGGCTATAAAACCCAGATCATGGGCGCTAGCTTTCGCAATACAGATGAAATCTTGGAATTAGCTGGCTGTGATCTATTGACTATTGCTCCTAAATTACTTGCAGAATTACAAAATCTAGAAGGCCCTCTAAAACGAAAACTTGATCCTGAATCTGCAAAAAAAACTGTTATTAATCAAATTACATTAAATGAAAAATCTTTTCGTTGGCATCTTAATGAAAATGCTATGGCAACAGAAAAACTCTCTGAAGGAATTCGCGTTTTTGCTAAAGATAGTTTAAAGTTAAAAAAATTGATTGAGCAAAAGATAAAATAA
- a CDS encoding alpha/beta fold hydrolase has product MIYALPGFLGLPSDWSALKKEVSSVIAIDPYQITQPEQGLYKWAQEFNKILPKESILLGYSMGARLCMHTLLGNLPKALILISGNPGLKTQLEKKKRFRLDLRWAKRFQKEPWESLMHSWNNRSVFSTAPLILYEKDHCRNTLSSALNHWSLAHQIDFSTTLEQASIPILWITGKLDEAYSKKSMKLSHPLSQSWTVTSSGHRVPWEQPKAFFKILHQFLRSIE; this is encoded by the coding sequence GTGATTTATGCTCTACCAGGATTTTTAGGCCTACCTTCGGATTGGTCAGCTCTAAAAAAAGAGGTCTCCTCTGTAATTGCCATTGATCCTTATCAAATTACTCAACCCGAGCAAGGTTTATATAAATGGGCTCAAGAGTTTAATAAAATACTTCCAAAAGAGTCTATTCTCTTAGGTTATTCCATGGGAGCGCGTCTATGCATGCACACTCTGTTGGGAAATCTCCCTAAAGCTCTTATTTTGATTTCTGGTAATCCGGGCTTAAAAACGCAACTAGAGAAAAAAAAGCGCTTCAGATTAGACCTCAGATGGGCAAAGCGTTTTCAGAAAGAGCCTTGGGAATCTTTGATGCATAGCTGGAATAATCGCTCTGTGTTTTCAACAGCTCCTCTTATACTCTATGAAAAAGACCATTGCCGCAATACCCTCTCTTCTGCACTCAATCATTGGTCCTTAGCTCATCAAATAGATTTTTCCACTACCCTTGAGCAAGCATCTATTCCTATTTTATGGATTACAGGTAAGCTAGACGAAGCCTACTCTAAGAAATCTATGAAACTCTCTCACCCTCTTTCCCAAAGCTGGACTGTCACTTCTTCTGGACATCGAGTCCCCTGGGAACAACCAAAGGCTTTCTTCAAAATACTCCATCAATTCTTAAGATCGATTGAATAA
- a CDS encoding V-type ATP synthase subunit E: METGKDKVKKICDVLRKETLEPSQKQAEEILEQASLQAQEIIAQAYLKQKQLLSDAQEKIQKERAIFQSSLSQTSKQVIEALKQEIKENIFHKELLHLLKNEMNKPEVLSRLINAVIGAIEKEGIESDLSIYIPESVPAREVNALLLQNTLEKLQEKSVLIESSIHGGIELKIHDKNISIEITDSSLEELIERYSRRDFHEIIFKK; the protein is encoded by the coding sequence ATGGAGACAGGAAAAGATAAAGTAAAAAAGATCTGCGATGTTCTGCGCAAAGAAACATTAGAGCCCTCTCAAAAGCAGGCTGAAGAAATATTAGAACAAGCTAGTCTACAAGCTCAAGAAATTATTGCGCAGGCTTACTTAAAACAAAAGCAATTACTCTCGGATGCTCAAGAGAAAATTCAAAAAGAAAGAGCTATTTTTCAATCTTCTTTATCTCAGACAAGTAAACAAGTCATTGAGGCGTTAAAGCAGGAAATCAAAGAGAATATATTCCACAAGGAATTATTGCATTTGCTTAAAAATGAGATGAATAAGCCAGAAGTTTTATCCCGACTGATTAATGCGGTTATAGGCGCTATTGAAAAAGAGGGCATTGAATCGGATTTAAGCATCTACATTCCAGAATCTGTTCCTGCTCGAGAAGTAAATGCGCTTCTTTTACAAAATACCTTAGAAAAATTACAAGAAAAATCTGTTTTGATTGAATCATCTATCCATGGTGGAATTGAGTTGAAAATCCATGATAAAAACATCTCCATAGAAATTACAGATTCTTCTTTAGAAGAGCTTATAGAGCGATATAGTCGTAGAGATTTTCATGAAATAATCTTTAAAAAATAG
- a CDS encoding DUF2764 family protein, translating into MSRYVFLVPFLPPLSLDKPVELSFEELISLLQVNLSRKDLEKIKVLRLAVDLSNIRNLLLGKPIDPHGNFSEKELDEALLLKSDLPQYIFDFLDQFEDNATKLKNFWGLFTQFFAEEIAKQKGFLKSYLAFERESRLVLLSLRAIQAKKDLLQELQFEDPLDPFVASILLQKDLERYTPPLEYARLKEIFFTYYKDPWEQYRAFTEYQFAAIADLASKSLFSIDHILCYVAQFILVESLYYLDKREGKKILEAFQTG; encoded by the coding sequence ATGAGTCGATATGTTTTTTTAGTGCCTTTTTTGCCTCCTCTTTCTTTAGATAAGCCCGTAGAGTTATCTTTCGAAGAGTTAATCAGTCTATTACAGGTAAATTTAAGCCGCAAAGATTTAGAGAAAATCAAAGTATTGCGCTTAGCTGTGGATCTATCAAATATAAGGAATTTGCTTTTAGGAAAGCCTATCGATCCGCATGGGAATTTCTCAGAAAAAGAATTAGACGAAGCTCTACTTCTAAAAAGTGATTTACCTCAATATATTTTTGATTTTCTAGATCAATTTGAAGACAATGCAACAAAGTTAAAAAATTTCTGGGGATTATTTACGCAGTTTTTTGCAGAAGAAATTGCTAAACAAAAAGGTTTTTTAAAAAGTTATTTAGCCTTTGAAAGGGAATCTAGATTGGTTTTACTGAGCTTAAGAGCTATCCAAGCCAAAAAAGATCTTTTACAAGAGCTTCAATTTGAGGACCCTCTAGATCCTTTTGTAGCAAGTATTTTATTGCAGAAGGATTTAGAAAGATACACACCTCCTCTTGAATATGCACGCTTAAAAGAGATCTTTTTTACCTATTATAAAGACCCTTGGGAACAATATCGAGCCTTTACAGAATATCAGTTTGCAGCTATTGCAGATCTAGCAAGTAAAAGCTTGTTTTCTATAGATCATATCCTCTGTTATGTAGCGCAATTTATATTAGTGGAATCTCTTTACTATTTGGATAAAAGAGAAGGGAAAAAAATTCTTGAGGCATTTCAAACGGGATAA